Proteins from a single region of Bradyrhizobium diazoefficiens:
- a CDS encoding histidine kinase yields MVHSDGAQPTTELSKTGSVRLTSGQERDLLCALSYLHLACGQGAQSVALLRLIVRNNSQDVDLLRILAYALISEGLGDEALPILDRLDTVDDAPSSRIPLTLLRSHALRRAGRMEEARAVFQNYVSLRGGTVLAKQQSEGFHDPRPA; encoded by the coding sequence ATGGTCCATTCCGATGGAGCGCAGCCGACAACAGAGCTTTCCAAGACCGGTAGCGTCAGGCTGACGTCCGGGCAGGAGCGAGATTTGCTCTGCGCCCTTTCCTATCTCCATCTTGCATGCGGGCAGGGGGCTCAAAGCGTCGCTCTGTTGCGGCTCATCGTCCGCAACAATTCCCAAGACGTCGATCTACTCCGGATTCTCGCCTACGCCCTCATCTCGGAAGGCCTCGGCGATGAAGCGCTGCCGATCCTGGATAGACTTGATACAGTTGATGACGCTCCGTCATCGCGCATTCCTTTGACGCTTTTACGTAGCCATGCCTTGCGCCGGGCCGGCCGCATGGAGGAGGCGCGCGCGGTTTTCCAAAACTACGTTTCGTTGCGTGGCGGCACGGTTCTTGCCAAACAACAATCAGAAGGATTCCATGACCCGCGTCCTGCGTGA
- a CDS encoding trehalose-6-phosphate synthase, with product MDPFNVMKSVPAAAPVTSRARPEQLKMNQAAFEQQLSQAALGRAKPADGPHVVLAQREAATGMESQLSDEKLVVVSNRVSTFDPGKPKTGGLAAALEPVVERSGAVWTGSSGTLSEGSERLNHLERHGTGQVAKIDLPAAHYDSFYYGFANSTLWPAFHSLTERMSPSEEPHYKSYREINCSMARALSRLKNKGAIWVHDYHFLPLGDELRELSIQQPIGFFLHTPWPKPDVMEKVPHHHELMESMLAYDLVGFQTRSDLENFLCCLQAHLGLESKSDAVISARGLTRCQTFPIGIDPKQFVDYAVESLATHRQEISSMQDKLDGTKLAIGVDRLDYTKGIDNRIKALDQVLADKPHSISLLQIGTPSRGDIPAYSEYQSDIDSLVSDVNRKHGTDQGWKPVLYEKGHVSQMQLAGLYRTAEVGLVTPLRDGMNLVAKEYVAAQDPNDPGVLILSKFAGAAEDLNGNEALHVDPASPDDIATAISTATEMPREERIERWRPMMDKLEAYTIHDWSKDFLRELGHSRVAVPADQFRYLGFGWLNEAEMPSYQTPEELNGAVKHVQDTRWVLPS from the coding sequence ATGGATCCGTTTAATGTCATGAAATCCGTTCCTGCAGCTGCTCCTGTCACGTCGCGCGCCAGGCCGGAACAGCTGAAAATGAACCAAGCCGCTTTCGAGCAGCAGCTGAGCCAAGCCGCACTGGGGCGGGCGAAGCCAGCGGATGGCCCTCATGTTGTCCTTGCCCAGCGCGAGGCGGCAACTGGCATGGAGTCTCAGCTGTCAGATGAGAAACTAGTTGTTGTTTCGAACCGTGTTTCGACCTTCGATCCCGGCAAGCCCAAGACGGGTGGTCTTGCCGCGGCCCTTGAGCCAGTCGTTGAACGTTCCGGCGCCGTTTGGACGGGGTCCTCCGGCACGCTAAGCGAGGGCAGCGAGCGGCTAAATCATCTCGAGCGGCACGGCACGGGTCAGGTTGCAAAGATAGATCTACCGGCCGCCCACTATGATAGCTTCTACTATGGATTTGCGAATTCCACTCTGTGGCCGGCATTTCATTCGCTGACTGAACGGATGTCGCCTTCGGAGGAGCCGCATTATAAGAGCTATCGTGAGATCAACTGCTCCATGGCGCGCGCGCTCTCACGCCTTAAGAACAAAGGCGCGATTTGGGTGCATGATTATCATTTCCTTCCTCTCGGCGATGAGCTGCGCGAGCTCTCGATTCAGCAGCCGATCGGCTTTTTTTTGCATACGCCATGGCCGAAGCCTGACGTGATGGAGAAGGTTCCCCATCATCACGAGTTGATGGAATCGATGCTGGCATACGATCTTGTCGGCTTTCAAACCCGCAGCGATCTGGAAAATTTCCTCTGTTGCCTACAGGCGCATCTGGGGCTGGAGAGCAAGAGCGATGCTGTTATTTCGGCTCGTGGCCTGACTCGGTGCCAAACGTTTCCGATTGGGATCGATCCGAAGCAGTTCGTTGACTACGCAGTGGAATCGCTCGCGACGCATCGACAGGAGATCTCGTCGATGCAGGACAAACTCGATGGCACGAAGCTAGCGATCGGCGTGGATCGCCTTGACTATACTAAGGGTATCGACAATCGGATCAAAGCTCTTGATCAGGTGTTGGCCGATAAGCCGCACAGCATTTCGCTGTTGCAGATTGGGACGCCTTCGCGCGGGGACATTCCAGCATACAGTGAATATCAGAGCGATATCGACAGCCTCGTCAGCGATGTCAACCGTAAGCACGGAACGGACCAGGGCTGGAAGCCGGTGCTCTACGAGAAGGGCCACGTATCGCAGATGCAACTCGCGGGCCTCTATCGTACCGCGGAGGTTGGTCTGGTGACACCGTTGCGTGACGGCATGAACCTGGTGGCAAAAGAGTACGTTGCTGCGCAAGATCCAAACGACCCGGGTGTGCTGATTTTATCGAAGTTCGCCGGGGCGGCAGAAGACCTCAACGGAAATGAGGCACTGCACGTGGATCCGGCCTCTCCTGACGACATCGCGACTGCGATTTCGACAGCGACTGAGATGCCGCGCGAGGAGCGCATCGAACGCTGGCGACCGATGATGGACAAGCTTGAGGCTTATACGATCCACGACTGGTCGAAGGACTTCCTTCGCGAGCTCGGCCACAGTCGGGTGGCAGTGCCAGCGGATCAGTTCCGATATCTTGGCTTCGGCTGGCTCAACGAGGCCGAAATGCCCAGCTACCAAACCCCGGAGGAGCTGAATGGCGCGGTAAAGCATGTACAGGATACGCGGTGGGTCTTGCCTTCCTAG
- a CDS encoding HrpF/NolX family T3SS translocon protein: MRALISRRLYRLLSAGETNTVQLNNFSRPANSDQAQFILPGASPAVFSQTPGHIRQSDALLFESAVSLYSPQDKPEDSSTPPDLLQRNLQTAQDSMDEMPAHLKASIKAFEKAFEQQPLPPAPVEQSEPTEPAPPPVPAYPVPSTRITWNGGTLTDAELQIVAVLNRHTDQCPLSWDQLADRASDPSTPPDLAEALYKLRQDPELFYAIGSQGDGRCGGKIKANDLSGFSASHPQVAAFQEKQARSYQQNYISSDGTGNGQPSVMTANDAMRELYRYSDYLPKSLSLDDFKQIVDGKAQPGKCPAQVIAAAQYFVDHPDAWKQLYGGAIDLVHKEDFLQVASSSMSLNRSELNTLETINKHQSAFFGGGVLRRDKLKSMADDQSLNPNVRQAASQLLSDPLLFGLLNNSITGYKTHHKFWDFGGGHTVDSGNISNNDFAHFYGNMSAANRTVQQTKTHVPTTGDETSAVADMMIGMTNQPDIKAAKKNGGALMHVVDTVLQVGSKVLDWEATAVGLLGFIPGLGEIADAVAMGLEVESQAANIVHTAITGGNMKKALAEAGLNVAAQAIGCIAGPQVKLAMREGLAKTVLQEAATRGIDMTISEAQSYADNYLNDLKARLETESTSVADVPGKAAITPSSQNAA, from the coding sequence ATGAGAGCGTTGATCTCAAGACGCCTCTACCGTCTATTGTCCGCAGGGGAAACAAACACGGTGCAGCTCAACAACTTCTCGCGCCCCGCCAATTCAGATCAAGCTCAGTTTATTCTTCCTGGGGCTTCGCCGGCGGTGTTCTCGCAGACGCCGGGGCACATTCGGCAAAGCGATGCTTTGCTGTTCGAGTCAGCGGTGTCCCTCTACTCGCCGCAGGACAAACCCGAAGACTCCTCCACGCCACCAGATCTGCTGCAGCGGAACTTGCAGACGGCGCAGGATTCGATGGACGAAATGCCGGCGCATTTGAAGGCGTCGATCAAGGCATTCGAGAAGGCATTCGAGCAGCAACCGCTCCCCCCCGCCCCCGTCGAACAATCAGAGCCGACCGAGCCTGCTCCACCGCCTGTGCCGGCCTATCCGGTGCCAAGCACGAGGATCACGTGGAACGGCGGCACGCTAACCGATGCCGAGCTACAGATTGTGGCAGTGCTGAACCGGCACACGGACCAATGCCCGCTCAGTTGGGACCAGCTGGCAGATAGGGCCAGCGACCCCTCGACGCCACCGGACCTGGCGGAGGCACTCTACAAGTTGCGGCAAGACCCGGAGCTCTTCTACGCGATCGGCTCCCAAGGCGACGGCCGCTGCGGAGGCAAGATCAAGGCGAACGATCTGTCCGGGTTCTCCGCCAGTCACCCGCAGGTTGCTGCGTTCCAGGAGAAGCAGGCGCGCAGCTACCAGCAGAACTACATTTCGTCCGACGGTACCGGAAATGGACAACCGTCGGTCATGACCGCCAATGATGCAATGCGCGAGCTCTACCGATATTCCGATTATCTGCCCAAGTCTCTAAGTTTGGACGACTTCAAGCAGATCGTCGATGGCAAGGCCCAACCGGGCAAGTGTCCGGCCCAGGTGATCGCGGCGGCTCAATACTTCGTCGACCATCCGGACGCCTGGAAGCAGTTGTACGGCGGCGCGATTGATCTCGTCCACAAAGAGGATTTTCTGCAAGTCGCTTCATCGTCCATGAGTCTCAACCGGAGCGAGCTCAACACGCTCGAGACGATCAACAAACATCAGTCCGCATTTTTCGGCGGCGGCGTTCTGAGACGAGACAAGCTGAAGAGCATGGCCGACGACCAGAGCCTCAATCCAAACGTACGCCAAGCGGCGTCACAGCTGCTCTCGGACCCGCTGTTGTTTGGTTTGCTAAACAATTCGATTACGGGCTACAAGACCCACCACAAATTCTGGGACTTCGGCGGCGGGCATACCGTCGATTCCGGCAACATCAGCAACAACGACTTCGCGCACTTTTACGGCAACATGTCAGCTGCGAACCGTACCGTTCAGCAGACGAAGACCCATGTCCCCACGACCGGCGACGAGACGTCCGCTGTCGCGGACATGATGATAGGGATGACCAACCAGCCAGATATTAAAGCTGCCAAGAAGAATGGCGGAGCGCTCATGCATGTGGTCGATACTGTGCTCCAGGTAGGCTCGAAGGTACTTGATTGGGAGGCCACAGCAGTCGGCTTACTCGGCTTCATTCCGGGCTTGGGCGAAATAGCGGATGCGGTAGCGATGGGGCTCGAGGTCGAGTCGCAAGCAGCGAACATTGTGCACACGGCTATTACCGGAGGCAATATGAAAAAGGCGCTGGCAGAAGCAGGTCTCAATGTCGCCGCGCAGGCCATTGGCTGTATCGCGGGGCCGCAGGTCAAATTGGCGATGCGCGAGGGCCTCGCAAAGACGGTGCTGCAAGAGGCGGCGACGAGAGGGATCGATATGACGATCTCGGAGGCGCAATCCTATGCGGACAACTATTTGAACGACCTGAAGGCGCGGCTTGAGACCGAGTCGACGAGCGTCGCCGATGTTCCGGGTAAGGCCGCCATCACGCCGTCGTCTCAGAACGCGGCCTGA
- the sctV gene encoding type III secretion system export apparatus subunit SctV: MTRVLRDIIVRASTKSDLMVALMLLLTISMMIMPIPTIAIDTLIGFNLSLAILLLMVALYISTPLEFSSLPSVILISTIFRLSLTISTTRLILAEGDAGSIIHTFGDFVISGNIVVGIVIFLVVTMVQFIVVAKGAERVAEVAARFTLDALPGKQMGIDAELRNGHIDQNEARSRRATLERESQLYGAMDGAMKFVKGDAIAGLVVICINMLGGASIGLSKGMSFAEALHQYTLLTIGDALISQIPSLLLSITAGTIITRVNGVARLNLGTDIVNQLTANPYALRLAACVLVVMGAIPGFPLPVFFGLAAVFAAASFAESVVHKKSASTPPPAQPQKQTVPAEALPIALFLAPGLTQAIDKDELQQHIARVSGLVSADLGIAIPRIPIEIDERLPESQFRVDVEGVPVDQDLIDPTQLALNDDLANIELSGIPFRHDPETDNIWIDKSNAPALTAAGIGHRRPVEILALRVHSALTRYAQCLVGIQETRQLLARMEAEYSDLVKEVLRTTPIPKVADVLRRLLEEGIPIRNTRLVLEALAEWGGREQNTVLLTEHVRSGLKRQICHRYANPHRVVPVFIIERQTEEIVRSAVRETAKGPYLVLSEEQSEALLSKMRQINSNRVPGQTHPVILTSMDVRRFVRGFLTRNGIELAVLSYQDLATDFTIHPVGSITLTVHEGQGSVGASS; this comes from the coding sequence ATGACCCGCGTCCTGCGTGACATCATTGTGCGCGCATCGACAAAGTCCGATCTCATGGTCGCGTTGATGCTGCTTCTGACGATCAGCATGATGATCATGCCGATCCCGACCATAGCAATCGATACGCTAATCGGCTTTAATCTCAGCTTGGCCATACTGCTGCTGATGGTTGCGCTCTATATCAGCACGCCGCTTGAGTTCTCGTCCTTGCCGAGCGTCATTCTGATTTCGACAATATTCCGTCTGTCGCTCACCATCTCGACAACGCGGCTGATCTTGGCGGAGGGGGATGCCGGCAGCATCATTCACACGTTCGGTGACTTCGTCATATCGGGAAATATCGTCGTCGGCATTGTCATATTCTTGGTCGTCACCATGGTGCAATTCATCGTGGTCGCCAAGGGCGCTGAACGCGTGGCGGAGGTGGCGGCGCGCTTCACGCTGGATGCTCTGCCCGGTAAGCAGATGGGGATCGACGCGGAACTGCGCAATGGCCATATCGATCAGAACGAGGCCCGCAGCCGACGCGCAACATTGGAGAGAGAAAGCCAGCTTTATGGGGCCATGGACGGCGCCATGAAATTCGTGAAGGGCGATGCCATCGCGGGGTTGGTGGTCATCTGCATCAACATGTTGGGCGGGGCGTCTATTGGCCTCTCCAAGGGCATGTCTTTCGCGGAGGCGCTGCATCAGTATACCCTTCTGACCATAGGCGATGCGCTTATTTCACAGATTCCCTCGCTCCTGCTGTCGATTACAGCCGGAACGATCATCACGCGCGTCAATGGAGTTGCCAGGCTCAATCTCGGTACCGATATCGTAAACCAGCTTACGGCCAATCCTTACGCGTTGCGACTGGCTGCCTGCGTCCTGGTTGTCATGGGGGCCATTCCGGGATTCCCGCTCCCCGTGTTTTTCGGTTTGGCCGCGGTGTTTGCGGCGGCGAGCTTTGCCGAGAGTGTGGTCCACAAGAAAAGCGCCTCTACCCCGCCGCCCGCTCAGCCTCAGAAGCAAACCGTGCCTGCGGAGGCACTTCCAATCGCGTTGTTCCTCGCGCCCGGTCTGACACAGGCGATCGACAAGGACGAATTGCAACAGCACATTGCACGCGTTTCGGGACTGGTGTCAGCTGATCTGGGCATTGCGATTCCGCGCATCCCCATTGAGATCGACGAGCGCTTGCCAGAATCACAGTTCAGGGTGGATGTCGAGGGTGTGCCGGTCGATCAGGATCTCATTGATCCAACGCAGCTGGCGCTCAATGACGATTTGGCCAACATCGAACTGAGTGGCATTCCGTTCCGGCATGACCCGGAGACGGATAACATATGGATCGACAAAAGCAATGCACCGGCTCTCACGGCAGCCGGCATTGGGCACCGCCGTCCCGTTGAGATTCTGGCTTTGCGCGTGCATTCGGCTTTGACCCGCTATGCACAGTGCTTGGTCGGTATCCAGGAGACGCGCCAATTGCTGGCCCGAATGGAGGCCGAATATTCCGATCTGGTGAAGGAGGTCTTACGTACCACCCCCATCCCCAAGGTAGCCGACGTTCTGCGGCGTTTGTTGGAGGAGGGAATTCCGATCCGAAATACCCGGCTGGTCTTGGAAGCATTGGCCGAATGGGGTGGACGAGAACAAAACACCGTCTTACTCACGGAACATGTTCGCTCCGGTTTGAAGCGGCAGATCTGCCACCGCTATGCCAACCCTCATCGCGTCGTGCCCGTCTTTATCATCGAGCGTCAAACTGAGGAGATCGTGCGCAGCGCGGTGCGCGAGACTGCCAAAGGACCCTACCTGGTGTTGTCTGAGGAGCAAAGCGAAGCGCTGTTGTCAAAAATGCGTCAGATCAACTCGAACAGAGTGCCGGGTCAGACCCATCCCGTTATCCTGACTTCGATGGATGTCCGACGCTTTGTCCGCGGGTTTCTCACCCGCAATGGGATCGAGCTTGCTGTTCTCTCCTATCAGGACCTTGCGACGGACTTCACGATCCATCCCGTTGGATCGATCACGCTGACAGTCCACGAAGGACAAGGCTCCGTCGGAGCAAGTTCGTAA
- a CDS encoding YopT-type cysteine protease domain-containing protein translates to MGCCVSTPQTSGPRNPSTSSPARWSTSLFEYRTAELHEANINGICVGLTAEWFSILSNTPSARMRALTPGSQRHGAAAVRQEQYQDMKDHLLRRGAEASQADLEAQNSVLREAGLQPSGKEKVYEFGDSSSLSRMVGKITNDGSKYLLSLYFAEGGSHVIATSASNGSTTLFDPNHGEFTVQPEEMEGLWQSLADRYRNPNQQHLTTITTQKVY, encoded by the coding sequence ATGGGGTGCTGCGTCAGCACGCCACAGACCAGCGGTCCTCGCAATCCCAGTACATCCTCACCGGCGAGGTGGAGCACCTCTCTGTTCGAATACAGGACGGCCGAATTGCACGAGGCGAATATAAACGGCATCTGCGTCGGGTTAACTGCGGAGTGGTTCTCCATTCTCAGCAACACCCCGTCGGCCCGAATGCGTGCGCTAACACCCGGATCACAAAGGCACGGCGCAGCGGCTGTGCGGCAGGAGCAGTATCAGGATATGAAGGATCACCTGCTAAGGAGAGGAGCAGAAGCTTCTCAGGCAGACCTTGAAGCACAAAACAGCGTGTTGCGGGAAGCAGGCTTGCAGCCATCCGGAAAAGAGAAGGTCTATGAATTCGGCGACTCTTCGAGCCTCTCGCGCATGGTGGGGAAAATCACCAACGACGGATCGAAATATTTGCTCAGTTTGTATTTCGCCGAAGGTGGCTCACACGTAATCGCAACGTCGGCGTCGAATGGAAGTACTACACTCTTCGATCCAAACCACGGAGAATTTACCGTTCAACCAGAGGAGATGGAGGGCTTGTGGCAAAGCCTCGCTGATCGTTACAGGAACCCCAACCAGCAGCATTTGACGACAATCACCACCCAAAAGGTATACTGA